The Pseudoxanthomonas sp. genome segment CCAGCGCTCAATGCATCAGCTGCGAGTCTAAATTCTTGGCTCTGCCGATAGAGGACCTCTGCTTTCACCCAATTTTGCTGCACCCACTCAAGCTTTTCAGCCATTTGCTCACGATTCGCCGGCTCAAGAGCAAAGAAGCGAGGCGAGACCTCTAGCGGGAACACCTTTGCATGATCGTTGCCTCTCATCTCGGTCAGCTGGCCAAACGGTCGATCTGCGACAACCGCCATGGTGACGGAAGGGTCGCACCATAACCTGATGGTGAGAACGATGATCGATGCGCGTTCTATGCACTTCGCGATGTCCGGTTCACCCGCAGACGAGAGCTTCAGCTCAGCGGTTATATCCATGCGCCTAGCCCCGAACTGCCAATACGCTGGGCGTATGTCTTCTAGGCGAACAGTTTTGTCTGGATTTTCTAAGGTGAGCGGAGTGAGGAAGCGGGCGCTTGTGCGCTGGATTAGAACCCCTTCGCCGAGGTCAATGGCATCTGACGCGAGTTCCAAGCCAGTCAGCCCCACGTAGACGTCAGACACCCAAATCCCCCATGCGCGGCTAACGCCCAGTAGGCCCCATTCCCAGGGCTGTGTGGATGTTCACGCCCTACCCATCATGCGTCAAGGCAGGCGATGCGTTAGTGCACGCCGGCGTTGGGCGCATGCCGGAACGTGGAGTGCAGAAGCGCCACAGACATGCTTCACCCGTCAGCCATCAACCCCAACCTTGGTGATGGCTGCCTCAACCCCCCACCCCAATCTCCACCGCCGTCCCACTCACCCTTACCCCCTCGCTTACATCCACCGGCACCGCCACCCGCAACACACTCGGTCGCCCGAGATCATGCCCCTGGTGGATGGTGAACCTGCGTTGGTCGGACAACAGATCCTGCGACGCCAGATATGCACCCAATGCCGCGGCCGCCGCGCCGGTCGCCGGATCTTCCACCACGCCACCTGGCGGGAAGGGATTGCGTGCGTGCAGGGTGTGCGCGTCTTCGCGCCAGACCAGGTTGATGGTCGTCCAGCCGCGTGCGGCCATCAGGGTGGCGAGGGCATCGAAGTCGTAGTGCAGGTCGGCCAGGCGTGCACGCGAGGCGGCGGCGATGACCGGATGCCATGCACCCGCATACGCCAGCGCGGGCGGCAGTGCGGGATCGAGATCTTCGTGATGCCAACCGAGCGTCGCGAGCAGTGCGTCGAGATCGGCGGACGACAACGCATCGACGCGCGGCGCGACGCTGGTCAGCGTGGCGGTGAAGCCGGCATCGACGGTGACCCGCACGGGGCCGACCTGCGTGTGCAGCAGGACATCGCCGGGACCCTCCTTGTGCGCACGCGCGACCATCGCTGCGATGGTGGCATGCCCGCAGAAACTCACTTCGGCCAGCGGACTGAAATAGCGCACATCGAGATCGCCGTCCGCGCGCGGCGACAGGAACGCGGTTTCCGAATACCCCACGTCGGCGGCGATGCGCTGCATGGCATCGGCCGACAGGCCGCGCGCATCCAGCACCACGCCGGCGGGATTGCCGCCGTGCGGGTCGGTGGTGAAGGCGCTGTAGCGCAGCACGGCAGCGGTCATGGCGTTTCTCCGGCGACGGCGACGGGCGGATCGAGGCGCACCACGAGGTAGCGCAGGAAGAACTGCGTCAGCGGGCCCACGCCGAACGCGAACAGCACGGTGCCGACACCGGCGACGCCGCCGAGCAGCATGCCGATGATCAGCACGGTGACTTCAATCAGCGTGCGGATGCGGCGGATCGACCAGCCGGTACGGCGCGCGAGTCCCGTCATCAAGCCGTCGCGCGGACCCGGGCCCAGCTGCGCGCCGATGTACAGCGCGGTGGCGATCGCGCACAGCACCACACCGGCGACCAGGTAAGCGATACGCAACGGCAGTCCCTCCGGCGTGCCCAGCAGGGCCAGGTTGAGGTCGGCGAACGGACCCAGCAGCAGCGTGTTGGCGAGCGTGCCCACGCCCGGCATCTGCCGCAGCGGAATCCACGCCAGCAGCACGCCCACGGCGGTGAGCACCATCACCATGCCGAACGACAGCGGCACGTGCCGCGACACGCCCAGGTGGAAGACGTCCCACGGCGAGGCGCCGACCGCGCCTTCGATCATCAGCGCGATGGCCAGCCCGTACAGCCACAGGCCGACCAGCAGGCGCAGCAGGCGTTCCGGCAGGCGGCCGGCTTTCAGTTGGGCGAGGGGACCGAGATTGGCGAGGCCGTTGGGCGGCGTGAGCGGTTTCATGGGGCCACCATCTCCAATATTGGCCCTTTTCTCCAGAGCCAATCCTGCGATAGTGGCCCCATGGAACGCTCACTGGCCCCCGATCGCCTCGCCACGCTGGTCGGCGACTTTCCTCGCTCGCCCGCCTATCGCGGCCTGCGCCAGGCGCTGCAGGAACTGATCGGCGACGGCCGCATTCCCTTGGGCACGCGACTGCCCAGCGAGCGCGCGGTCACCCGGGCACTGGGCGTCTCGCGCAACACCGTGACCCGCGCCTACGCCGACCTGGTGGCGGCCGGCTTCGCCACCGCGCGGCAGGGCGCCGGCACCTACGCCACCGTGCCCATCGACCGCCGGCGCGCGCACGACCATGCGTTGCACACGGTGGACCGGGCGCACGCGGCCGATGGCGTGATCGACCTCAACTGCGCGGCCGGTGCCGCCACGCCGGGCGTTGCCGCCGCCTATGCGCGCGCGCTCGACGCACTGCCCGCCTACCTGGCCAGCGACGGCTACCTGCCCTCGGGACTGCCGGCGCTGCGGGCACGCGTCGCCGCGGGCTACACGCAGCGCGGCCTGCCGACGGCGGTGGAACAGATCGTCATCACCACCGGCGCGCTGTCGGCGACCGCGATCATCGCGCGGGCGCTGACGCGGCCGGGCGACCGCGTGATGATCGAATCGCCGGTGTACTCGAACGCGATCGAAGCGCTGCGGCTCGGCGGCGGACGCCTGGTCAGCGCGCCGCTGGCCGATGCGCTGGGCGACGAAGGCTGGGACCTGGCCGCCATCGACGCGACGCTGCGGCAGACCGCGCCGCGCATCGCCTACCTGATTCCGGATTTCCAGAACCCCACCGGCTTCCTGATGGACGACGCGCAGCGCGCCCGCTATGCCGCCGCGCTGCACGCCACGCGTACGGTGGCGATCGTCGACGAGACGCTGCAGTCCACCGGCCTGGGCGACGCACCCATGCCGGCGCCGTTCGCCTTGCACGCACCGGACACCTATACCGTCGGCAGCGCCTCGAAGCTGTGCTGGGGCGGCTTGCGCGTGGGCTGGATCCGCGCACCACGCGAGGCGGTGGACCGCCTGATCGCCGCACGCGTGCAGATGGACCTGGGCAGTTCGCTGTTCGACCAGCTGGTGGTGGCGGAGATGCTGGATGCCGACGACGTGCTGTCCGCACGCCGCGAGCAGCTGCGGCAACGCCGCGACGCCCTGGCCGGCGCCCTGCGCGAGCACCTGCCCGACTGGCGTTTCCGCCTGCCCGACGGCGGCATGTCGCTGTGGGTGCGGATGCCGCACGGCAGCGCGACGCAACTGGCCGTGGATGTGGAGCGCCGCGGCGTGCACCTGGCGCCGGGGCCGGTCTTCAGCGTGGAAGGCGGTGCCGACCAGTGGCTGCGGATTCCATTCGCGCGACCCGAGGAACAACTGGTGCAGGCGGTGCGGGTGATGGCGGACGCATGGTCGGCACGCCCGCAGGAGCCGGGCGTGCCGTCGCGACGCGGAACGCGGCTGATCGCGTGATGCCGGCGGCGTCGCGCTGTCGCGGCCGGTCGCTCAGCGGTCGGGCAGGTCGTCGCGCGCCTTGCCCCGCGACACGCGCCGCTCGATCCACGCCAGCACCGAGAGCACGGCCAGCGTCAGCAGCGTGGCCAGCAGCGCCAGCCAGCCATGGCCGAAGCCGACCGCCACGCCGATCACCGCCACCATCAACAGCGAGGCGGCGGTGGTGATGCCGGCGATGGTGCGGCCGCGCTGCGCGATCATGGTGCCGGCGCCGATGAAGGCGACGCCGGCGATCACCGCTTCCACCAGCCGGAACGGATCGATCTGCACCCGCTCTTCGTTGTGCTGCGCCTGCGCCAGCATCATCTCGCCCATGCCGGTGAGCATCGCGGCGGCGGCGGCCACCAGCGTATGCGTGCGAAAGCCGGCGGGCCGGTCCTTGATCTCGCGTTCCAGCCCGATCATGCCGCCCAGCAGCATCGCGAAGGCGATGCGCGCGACCACCGACACCTGCGATTCCCATCCATCGAACATGGCGTGACCTCCGCAGCCGATGCTTCCACCGGCATGGTCAACGCGATGCGAAGGTGGTCAGGGGGCTGGCGGCGTGCCGGTCAGCAGGGCGCGGTAGTTCGGGTCGGCCGGTTGCCAGCCAGCGGGCGGTTCGCCGGCGATGCCGTTGGCCTGCAGCTGGTGGCGCATGGCGGCGAGTTCGCCGTCGCGCAGGAAGACATCGACATGATCGTCCGGCAAGCGTCGCGCCTCTGCAGGTCGCTGGTACAGCTGCATGACGTTCTCGTACACCCAGGCGAACTGGCGCAGGCGCTCGCGTGCGGTCGTGCGTTCGACCTCCGTATCGGCCCACCGCACCAGTTGCGGCAACGCGACGGCGGGCATGATCAGCATGGATGTGTCGGCGGCCATCAGCGTGTAGAGGTGCTTGCAGGTGGATCGCGCATCGGCCGGCAATTCACCGACCTGCGGCCGGCATCGTTGCGTGACCGGAAGCAGCGAAGGCATGGCGATCGCCGCATTGATGCCCATCACCCCCATGTCGGCAAGCTCCTGCGGCGTGACGGCCCGACCGATCCGGAAGTCCTCGCCCATCGCGGCCGCCAACGCGGGATCCAGCGGCGGCGCCGGTACCTGTCGCAGCGTCGCGGCCATCAGCAGGCCGACGTTGTTGAAATGCCCGCGATAGTGGGTCGCATCGGCGGCTGCCTGCCAGTACCGCTCGGCGGATGCCATGTCCTTGCGTTCGACGGCGTCGTGGTAGGCCGTGAGCAGGAGTTCGGCGTTGCCCTCATCGACCGCCATCAACCACTGCAGCAGACGGTCGCGGTCGCAGCGGGCATGGTTCTTGGGGCAGGCATTCAGCAGCGCCCAGTCCACCAGCGGATCGTCGCCGGTGGAGGCGTCGTAGGCGGCCTGGATCCAGGTACGGGATTGGTCCCAGGCGCGCGCCTGGATGTCCACATCGTCGCCACTCCTTGGCCACAGCCATCCCGCGATCAAGAGGTCGCGCGGCGTACCGCGCGCAGCGACGGTGCGCAGGTGCGTTTCGATGTTGACGCGCCATGCGTCGTGCCAGGCCTGGCTGGCGGCCGCGAGCCTTGGATCGGATTCGACCCGGCCCGGCACCTCCGGGGGCGGACCTTCCTGTGCGAAGGACGGCGATGAAACCAAAGCCGACGCCATCAATACCAGCCACGCACCGATCTGCCTTGCCTTGCGCATTGCCCACTCCTGTCGGGAACGGCGGCCACGTTCGCACGAACGATACATCCTGCGCCAGCGGCCTCTGCCTCTGGCATTCCCGCGGCTTTCAACAGACGCACGTCTGGTAAGGCGTGACGCGCGCCTCGACAGCCGACTGACCGGTGACCCGGTGTCCTCGCTTGCCATGAAGTCGCTGGATCCCAGCCTGCGCGGGAACGACGGCGGTGGTCCAGACCGTCGCTAGCGCACCAGCTGTCCCACCACCCACGCCCACAGCGGCAACGTCACCAGCGACAGCAGGATGCCGTAGCCGACCAGTGCGGCCGCGAGCCGTGGCGCGAGCTGGTGCGCGATGGCCAGCGCGGCGGCGGTGATCATGGGCGGCATGGCCGATTCCAGCACGTTCGCCTGCAGCATACCGCCGGTCATGCCGAACGCCAGCGACAGCGGCACCGCGAGCGCGGGCATCACCAGCAGGCGCAGCAGCAGGCCGACGGCGAGCGGCTTGAGTTCGTCGCGCGGCAGCTTCAGCTGCAGGGTCAGGCCGACCGCCAGCATCACCAGCGGCAGCATCGCATCGGCGAGTTTCTGCAGCGCCGAGCCGATCCACGCCGGCGGCTGTTCCGGCATCAGCGTCAGGCCGAACAGCAGCGCCCACACCGGTGGGAACTTCAGGATGCGCAGGCCGATCTCGCGTGCCGTCGGCGGCGCATCGCCGCCATACCGCGCCAGCACGTACAGGCCGAACGTGTACAGCAGGATGAAGGTACCGAACTGGTCGTACACCACCGCATACGGCAGCGCCTGCTCGCCCAGCAGCGCGCGCACCATCGGGTAGCCGATGAAGCTGCTGTTGCACAACGCCACGCACAGCAGCAGCACGGCGTGCTCGTCGCGGCGGAACTTCAGCACGCGCGTGGCCAGCGCGACCAGCGCGACGGTGGCCACGGTCAACAGCCACGGCGTGACGATCACGCCGGCCAGCGAAATGTCCAGGCGCAGCCGCGGCACGTAGGTCAGCACCGCCGCCGGCAGGCAGACGTACAGCACCACGCGGTTGAGCACGTCGGCGGCGTTGTCGGGGAACACGCGCAGGCGCGCGAACAGCATGCCGAGCGCCAGCAGGGTCAGGATCAGGGCGAAGGCATCGAATGCCATGGTGCGGCGGGTGCGGCGTGGGGACGGCAGGATCGCACAGCGCTGCGCGCGGCGCTGCGGGACCTTGGTCGCACGCCTGACGCCGTCATTCCTTGCGCGTCACCACGGCGCTGGCCGGGGCCCAGTGACGCTTCTTGCTCCCCGGGGAACGTCGCCGGGTGACCGGCCATGCGGTCGTTGTAAAGCGCTTCCGGCTTGACCAGCCGTTCGGCTGTTGCGAGCCGCCGGAATGACGGAAGCTGGGACTGACATCGCCGTGCGCAGCCAGGGCTTATCATGGCGGCATGACGAATCCCGCCTTCCCCTCCGCGTCCGGCCCGATCACCCTCGACGGCCCCGACGGCCCGCTGGAAGCCCACGTCGACTGGCCGGAAGAAGGCGAGCCGGTCGCGCCGTTGACTGCCGTGGTCTGCCATCCGCTGCCCACCGAAGGCGGCACCATGCACAACAAGGTGGTGGTGATGGCCGCGCGCAGCCTGCGCGAACTCGGCGCGGTGACGGTGCGCTTCAACTTCCGCGGCACCGGCGCGTCGGCCGGCCTGTTCGACCATGGCGATGGCGAAGTGGACGACCTGCGCGCGGTGGTGCGGTGGGTGCGCGAACACCGGCCCGGCACGCAGCTGTGGCTGGCCGGTTTCAGCTTCGGTGCGTACGTGTCGCTGCGCGCGACCGACGCGCTGCAGCCCGATGCGCTGCTGTCGATCGCGCCGCCCGCCGGCCGCTGGGATTTCGCCGCGATCGTGCCCCCGACCTGTCCGTGGCTGGTGATCCAGGGCGAGGAGGACGAGATCGTCGAGCCGCAGGCGGTCTACGACTGGATCGACAGCCTGAAGCAGCCGCCGGAACTGATCCGCATGCCGGAGACCAGCCACTTCTTCCACCGCAAGCTGATGGACCTGCGCGGCGCCATCAAGCACGCGATGAAAGGCTACGTGCCGGCGTGATGACGGACGAAGCGAACGGCGAGGCGCCCACGCCGTCGCAGGTGTACGCGCGCGGCGCGGCGCAGGGCCAGTGGCAGGACGATCCGGCGCAGCATCCGGCGCTGGCGGAACTGGACCGCATCCATGCGGCGCTGCTGGCGGACGACGGCGCGCCCGGCCTGCTCGGCCGCCTGTTCGGCAAGCCTCCGGAGACGGTGAAGGGCCTGTACTACTGGGGCGAGGTCGGCCGCGGCAAGACCTTCCTGGTCGACCTGTTCTACGACAACCTGCCGCTGCCGACGTATTCCGTGTCGCAGAACAAGGCGCACGGCGAGGGCGGCGGCAAGTACCGCACGCACTTCCACCGCTTCATGCGCGGCGTGCACGAGCGCCTGCGCCTGCATGCGGGCGAAGCCGATCCGCTGGCGAAGATCGTGCGCGAGGCGCGCGGCAAGCTGCGGGTGCTGGTGCTGGACGAATTCTTCGTCACCGACATCGGCGATGCGATGCTGCTGGCCCGGCTGCTGGAACGCATGTTCGCCGAAGGCATTGCGCTGGTGACCACGTCGAACACCGCACCGGAGAACCTGTACAAGGACGGCCTGCAGCGCGCGGGCTTCCTGCCGGCCATCGAGCTGCTGCAACAGCACTGCGTGGTGCTGCGCTCGGACGGGCAGGAAGACTACCGCCTGCGCGCGCTGACCCGTTCGCCGGTGTATCGCACGCCGCTGGACGGCGCCGCCGACGACTGGCTGGCGATGCGCTGGCGCGAACTCAGCGGCGGCGACGCGGCGCAGGGCGGCAACATCGAGATCGACAGCCGCAAGATCCCGGTGCGGGGGCGCGGCAAGAGCATCGCGTGGTTCGACTTCGCGGCGCTGTGCGAAGGTCCGCGCGGAACGACGGACTACATCGAGGTCGCGCACGAGTTCAACACCGTGCTGCTGGGCGGCATTCCCACCTTCGACCGCATGAACGAGGACGCGGCGCGCCGCTTCGTCAACCTGATCGACGAGCTGTACGACCGCCACGTCAACCTGGTCTGCACCGCGGCCGCCGCGCCGACCGCACTGTACGACGGCACCCGGCTGCAGGGCGCGTTCGAGCGCACGGCCTCGCGCCT includes the following:
- a CDS encoding MgtC/SapB family protein, which produces MFDGWESQVSVVARIAFAMLLGGMIGLEREIKDRPAGFRTHTLVAAAAAMLTGMGEMMLAQAQHNEERVQIDPFRLVEAVIAGVAFIGAGTMIAQRGRTIAGITTAASLLMVAVIGVAVGFGHGWLALLATLLTLAVLSVLAWIERRVSRGKARDDLPDR
- a CDS encoding PhzF family phenazine biosynthesis isomerase, with translation MTAAVLRYSAFTTDPHGGNPAGVVLDARGLSADAMQRIAADVGYSETAFLSPRADGDLDVRYFSPLAEVSFCGHATIAAMVARAHKEGPGDVLLHTQVGPVRVTVDAGFTATLTSVAPRVDALSSADLDALLATLGWHHEDLDPALPPALAYAGAWHPVIAAASRARLADLHYDFDALATLMAARGWTTINLVWREDAHTLHARNPFPPGGVVEDPATGAAAAALGAYLASQDLLSDQRRFTIHQGHDLGRPSVLRVAVPVDVSEGVRVSGTAVEIGVGG
- the zapE gene encoding cell division protein ZapE, with protein sequence MTDEANGEAPTPSQVYARGAAQGQWQDDPAQHPALAELDRIHAALLADDGAPGLLGRLFGKPPETVKGLYYWGEVGRGKTFLVDLFYDNLPLPTYSVSQNKAHGEGGGKYRTHFHRFMRGVHERLRLHAGEADPLAKIVREARGKLRVLVLDEFFVTDIGDAMLLARLLERMFAEGIALVTTSNTAPENLYKDGLQRAGFLPAIELLQQHCVVLRSDGQEDYRLRALTRSPVYRTPLDGAADDWLAMRWRELSGGDAAQGGNIEIDSRKIPVRGRGKSIAWFDFAALCEGPRGTTDYIEVAHEFNTVLLGGIPTFDRMNEDAARRFVNLIDELYDRHVNLVCTAAAAPTALYDGTRLQGAFERTASRLIEMQSAEYLATPHKA
- a CDS encoding alpha/beta hydrolase; the encoded protein is MTNPAFPSASGPITLDGPDGPLEAHVDWPEEGEPVAPLTAVVCHPLPTEGGTMHNKVVVMAARSLRELGAVTVRFNFRGTGASAGLFDHGDGEVDDLRAVVRWVREHRPGTQLWLAGFSFGAYVSLRATDALQPDALLSIAPPAGRWDFAAIVPPTCPWLVIQGEEDEIVEPQAVYDWIDSLKQPPELIRMPETSHFFHRKLMDLRGAIKHAMKGYVPA
- a CDS encoding AEC family transporter; protein product: MAFDAFALILTLLALGMLFARLRVFPDNAADVLNRVVLYVCLPAAVLTYVPRLRLDISLAGVIVTPWLLTVATVALVALATRVLKFRRDEHAVLLLCVALCNSSFIGYPMVRALLGEQALPYAVVYDQFGTFILLYTFGLYVLARYGGDAPPTAREIGLRILKFPPVWALLFGLTLMPEQPPAWIGSALQKLADAMLPLVMLAVGLTLQLKLPRDELKPLAVGLLLRLLVMPALAVPLSLAFGMTGGMLQANVLESAMPPMITAAALAIAHQLAPRLAAALVGYGILLSLVTLPLWAWVVGQLVR
- a CDS encoding PLP-dependent aminotransferase family protein, with protein sequence MERSLAPDRLATLVGDFPRSPAYRGLRQALQELIGDGRIPLGTRLPSERAVTRALGVSRNTVTRAYADLVAAGFATARQGAGTYATVPIDRRRAHDHALHTVDRAHAADGVIDLNCAAGAATPGVAAAYARALDALPAYLASDGYLPSGLPALRARVAAGYTQRGLPTAVEQIVITTGALSATAIIARALTRPGDRVMIESPVYSNAIEALRLGGGRLVSAPLADALGDEGWDLAAIDATLRQTAPRIAYLIPDFQNPTGFLMDDAQRARYAAALHATRTVAIVDETLQSTGLGDAPMPAPFALHAPDTYTVGSASKLCWGGLRVGWIRAPREAVDRLIAARVQMDLGSSLFDQLVVAEMLDADDVLSARREQLRQRRDALAGALREHLPDWRFRLPDGGMSLWVRMPHGSATQLAVDVERRGVHLAPGPVFSVEGGADQWLRIPFARPEEQLVQAVRVMADAWSARPQEPGVPSRRGTRLIA